One window from the genome of Metabacillus flavus encodes:
- a CDS encoding sulfurtransferase TusA family protein produces the protein MNSHKVLDAKGLACPMPIVKTKKAMNDLEKGQILEVHATDKGAKADLAAWTASGGHELLETAAEGEVLKFWIQKG, from the coding sequence ATGAATTCACATAAAGTGCTTGATGCAAAAGGGCTTGCTTGTCCAATGCCAATTGTGAAAACAAAAAAAGCGATGAATGATTTAGAGAAGGGTCAGATTTTAGAGGTTCATGCTACTGACAAAGGCGCAAAAGCGGATCTCGCTGCCTGGACTGCATCAGGCGGACATGAATTATTGGAAACAGCCGCTGAAGGAGAAGTTCTAAAATTTTGGATTCAAAAAGGATAA
- a CDS encoding DsrE/DsrF/DrsH-like family protein translates to MSDKKKTTIVLFSGDYDKAMAAYIIANGAAAYDHEVTIFHTFWGLNALRKDEPYNVKKGFLEKMFANMMPRGADRMSISKMNFAGMGPKMIKHVIKKHNAMTLPQLIGLAQEQEIHLVACTMTMDLLGLQQGELLENIEYAGVAAYLGEAENGNVNLFI, encoded by the coding sequence ATGTCAGATAAAAAGAAAACCACCATTGTATTATTCAGCGGTGACTATGATAAGGCGATGGCCGCTTACATTATTGCAAATGGTGCAGCTGCTTATGATCATGAGGTAACGATCTTTCATACATTTTGGGGACTGAATGCCCTCAGGAAAGATGAACCTTACAACGTGAAAAAAGGATTCCTTGAAAAAATGTTCGCTAATATGATGCCCCGAGGTGCGGACAGGATGAGTATATCTAAAATGAATTTTGCAGGCATGGGGCCTAAAATGATCAAACACGTTATAAAAAAACATAATGCGATGACTCTTCCACAGCTGATCGGCTTGGCTCAGGAACAGGAAATCCACCTTGTTGCCTGCACGATGACAATGGATCTGCTTGGGCTTCAGCAGGGAGAACTGCTTGAAAACATTGAGTATGCCGGTGTAGCTGCTTACCTTGGGGAAGCGGAAAACGGAAATGTAAATCTATTTATCTAA
- a CDS encoding cyanophycinase, whose amino-acid sequence MSDVMITGGDSLGGLKGEFTEKDEPLQNKEYEQVYIEKGLGFFQYGIVDQHFDERARLGRLAAAAINYEKRKDLYNSYGIDEDTALIVHNREKKAEIVGRGGVTVIDTSKAKPASKKVHPVNNVSVSFLSPGDQINYQTKEMTIHPDKDATKGYEYYQFKPLDATGLLTPYGRLKPYLAYSLTDNSSTQSVKSYLYDSKGKGYALTFSKTASTNGYWGYQDGQKDDYSITNVKLDAVPVSVQVKKDKTAFKNYKPSNFKVPEKINRGDISGNLVIAGGALGSSNEAVYKKFLDLAGGNSKAKIGIIPAASGSLSSSNAFKKDLVKYGVKEDQIEILPISSHDFKGTAEDESKWKENRNSDKTAAAIKELNAIWFVGGDQTYITEALFNPDQTESKALSAIWDIYKKGAVLGGTSAGAAIMSDVMLAGGGSLDTLSKGFTDTYNGIEQQEGGPGYLERGLGFFQNGIIDQHFDNKSRLGRLIATAYEKGDRTQLSFGIDEDTAMVVDNKEQKVEVVGRAGLTVVDLSKAERKKGQYKNISISALAAGDTVDMEQKKFTISSHKNRTKGYEYGDFKAAPHTGVLTPHGTLKNYLSYNLVDNSGEKIVKSYAFDQGTGVELIFRKTEETDGFWGYKDGGKDDYSVTNVLLDIHPVSVRMK is encoded by the coding sequence ATGAGTGATGTCATGATCACGGGCGGTGATAGTCTCGGAGGATTGAAGGGAGAATTTACAGAGAAAGATGAACCCCTTCAAAATAAAGAATATGAACAAGTTTATATTGAAAAAGGACTCGGATTTTTTCAATACGGAATCGTCGATCAGCACTTTGATGAAAGAGCAAGACTGGGCCGGCTTGCGGCTGCCGCCATTAATTATGAAAAGCGGAAGGACCTGTATAACTCATATGGAATTGATGAAGATACTGCACTGATTGTCCATAACCGGGAGAAAAAAGCAGAGATTGTCGGACGAGGCGGCGTAACCGTCATTGACACAAGCAAAGCAAAGCCTGCAAGCAAAAAAGTCCATCCGGTTAACAATGTTTCCGTCAGCTTTCTGTCACCGGGAGATCAAATCAATTATCAAACGAAGGAAATGACCATTCATCCGGATAAAGACGCGACGAAAGGCTATGAATACTATCAGTTCAAACCTTTGGATGCCACAGGATTATTGACGCCATATGGAAGATTAAAGCCGTATCTGGCCTATTCTCTGACGGATAATTCATCCACTCAATCTGTAAAAAGCTATTTGTATGACAGCAAAGGGAAAGGCTACGCATTAACTTTCAGTAAAACAGCATCTACCAATGGATACTGGGGCTACCAGGACGGTCAGAAAGATGATTATTCCATCACCAATGTAAAGCTTGATGCAGTTCCGGTTTCGGTCCAGGTCAAGAAAGATAAAACAGCATTTAAAAACTATAAACCATCAAATTTCAAGGTTCCTGAAAAAATAAACCGCGGAGATATTTCAGGTAATCTCGTTATAGCTGGAGGTGCACTCGGTTCAAGCAATGAGGCCGTTTATAAGAAGTTCTTAGATCTTGCCGGAGGAAATTCAAAAGCAAAAATCGGGATTATTCCTGCTGCAAGCGGATCTTTAAGCTCTTCGAATGCCTTTAAAAAAGACCTGGTCAAGTACGGGGTCAAAGAAGATCAGATTGAGATTCTTCCTATTTCCTCACACGACTTTAAAGGAACAGCAGAAGATGAGTCCAAGTGGAAGGAAAACAGGAACAGTGATAAAACAGCCGCAGCCATAAAAGAACTCAATGCCATTTGGTTTGTCGGAGGTGATCAGACGTACATCACAGAAGCGTTATTCAATCCGGATCAGACGGAATCCAAAGCTTTATCTGCTATATGGGATATTTATAAAAAGGGAGCCGTTTTAGGCGGAACGAGTGCCGGTGCAGCGATCATGAGCGACGTGATGCTTGCAGGCGGAGGCAGCCTGGATACCCTATCCAAAGGATTTACTGATACGTACAACGGAATCGAACAGCAGGAGGGAGGCCCCGGTTATTTGGAGAGAGGTCTCGGCTTTTTTCAAAACGGAATCATTGATCAGCACTTTGACAATAAATCAAGACTTGGCAGACTGATTGCAACAGCGTATGAAAAAGGAGACAGAACCCAGCTTTCCTTTGGCATAGATGAAGATACGGCTATGGTTGTCGATAATAAAGAACAGAAAGTGGAAGTCGTTGGACGGGCAGGATTGACGGTGGTCGATTTATCGAAAGCAGAAAGGAAAAAAGGGCAATACAAGAACATTTCCATCTCTGCTCTTGCAGCGGGAGATACAGTGGACATGGAACAAAAGAAATTTACCATAAGCTCACATAAAAACCGTACAAAAGGCTACGAATACGGGGATTTTAAAGCCGCTCCACATACAGGAGTCCTTACTCCGCACGGCACTTTAAAGAACTATCTGTCCTACAATCTGGTGGATAACAGCGGGGAGAAAATAGTAAAAAGCTATGCATTTGATCAAGGTACAGGAGTCGAACTGATCTTCCGGAAAACAGAGGAAACGGACGGCTTCTGGGGATATAAAGATGGAGGAAAGGACGATTATTCGGTAACCAATGTATTACTGGATATACATCCAGTTTCTGTTCGAATGAAGTAA
- a CDS encoding sulfurtransferase TusA family protein: MNSIKSDVLLDAKGLACPMPIVKTKKAMSELESGQVLEVQATDKGSKADLKAWAESSGHQYIGTVDEGNVLKHFLRKSSDEDSENRFSRIINNEELLLKLNTDSDAFILDVREEAEFAFSHIPNAVSIPLGELKERLSELDHKTAIYVVCRTGSRSDMAAQQLESAGFQNVYNVVPGMSKWVGETTGL; encoded by the coding sequence ATGAATTCTATTAAATCAGATGTTTTATTGGATGCGAAAGGTCTTGCCTGCCCAATGCCGATTGTCAAAACGAAAAAGGCCATGTCAGAGCTTGAATCCGGTCAGGTGCTTGAGGTACAGGCAACAGATAAAGGGTCAAAAGCTGACTTAAAAGCATGGGCCGAGAGTTCAGGCCATCAATATATTGGTACGGTGGATGAAGGGAATGTATTAAAGCATTTTTTAAGGAAGTCCTCAGATGAGGATTCGGAAAATCGTTTCTCCAGAATTATCAATAACGAGGAACTGCTGCTTAAATTGAACACAGATTCCGATGCCTTTATCTTGGATGTTCGGGAAGAAGCAGAATTTGCTTTTAGCCATATACCCAACGCAGTATCTATACCCCTAGGGGAATTAAAGGAACGGTTAAGTGAGCTTGACCATAAAACAGCAATTTATGTAGTATGCAGGACCGGCAGCAGAAGTGATATGGCGGCGCAGCAGCTCGAATCGGCAGGGTTTCAAAACGTATATAATGTTGTCCCGGGGATGAGCAAGTGGGTCGGGGAGACAACAGGGCTTTAA
- a CDS encoding MBL fold metallo-hydrolase, which translates to MSYNPMTAKEVAKKVIDKEFLFILDVRNQNDFSNWKIEGENFEYLNVPYFDLLDGVEGILEKLPENKDVLVVCAKEGSSVMVADMLSDAGRNVFYLEGGMKAWSEHLEPVKAGDLHGGGEIYQFVRLGKGCLSYMILSNGEAAVIDATRMTDVFIEFARQAGAEIKHVFDTHLHADHISGGRKIAEKTNAAYWLPPKDAEEAAFSYQALEDGMKIKIGSTEMNIEALYTPGHTIGSTSFIIDGMYLLSGDILFIDSIGRPDLAGLAEDWVSDLRESLYTRYRKLSEDLLVLPAHFMQISELKEDGSVGKRLGPLMEKNHGMNIGDEKEFRELVTENLPPQPNAYQEIREMNMGRISPDEETQREMEIGPNRCAVK; encoded by the coding sequence ATGTCATACAATCCTATGACAGCCAAAGAAGTTGCGAAGAAAGTAATCGATAAGGAATTCCTTTTTATTTTGGACGTTCGGAACCAAAACGATTTTAGTAATTGGAAAATTGAAGGTGAAAACTTCGAGTACCTAAATGTTCCTTACTTTGATCTTTTAGATGGCGTAGAGGGGATTCTGGAAAAGCTTCCTGAAAATAAAGATGTGCTTGTCGTTTGTGCAAAAGAAGGATCCTCTGTCATGGTAGCAGATATGCTTTCTGATGCAGGAAGAAATGTGTTTTATCTGGAAGGCGGCATGAAGGCTTGGAGCGAGCACTTGGAACCGGTAAAAGCCGGTGACTTGCATGGGGGAGGAGAAATTTATCAATTTGTACGCCTCGGCAAGGGGTGCCTCTCCTATATGATTCTGTCAAACGGTGAGGCGGCTGTTATTGACGCAACGAGGATGACAGATGTTTTTATTGAGTTTGCGAGACAGGCAGGTGCCGAAATCAAGCATGTATTTGATACCCATCTTCATGCAGATCACATTTCCGGCGGCAGAAAAATTGCTGAAAAAACGAATGCGGCATACTGGCTCCCTCCCAAGGATGCAGAGGAAGCTGCATTTTCATATCAGGCTCTTGAGGATGGAATGAAAATCAAAATTGGCAGTACGGAGATGAATATTGAGGCCTTGTACACACCTGGCCATACCATTGGTTCCACATCCTTTATTATTGACGGTATGTATCTATTATCGGGTGATATCCTCTTTATCGATTCAATCGGCAGACCGGACTTGGCAGGTCTTGCAGAGGATTGGGTTAGTGACTTAAGAGAGTCTCTATATACAAGGTATAGAAAGCTCTCTGAGGATCTGCTGGTTTTGCCAGCCCACTTTATGCAGATCAGTGAATTAAAGGAAGATGGATCTGTGGGCAAAAGGCTTGGACCGTTAATGGAAAAAAATCATGGAATGAACATCGGCGATGAGAAGGAGTTCAGAGAACTGGTTACAGAAAACCTTCCTCCTCAGCCGAACGCCTATCAGGAAATACGCGAAATGAACATGGGTAGAATCAGCCCGGATGAAGAAACGCAGCGGGAAATGGAAATCGGACCGAACCGCTGTGCCGTTAAATAA
- a CDS encoding acetate uptake transporter, with translation MNNQNVQQVKISTADPSAIGLFGLAMVTLVASSQKLGLTEGLSYIIPWAIFLGGFAQLFACIQDAKHNNTFGSTAFGAFGLFWLGVAGSWLMQLGVFGEELAAGVDSKQLGMAFIGYLIFSLFMTVGAMETHKVLFTIFVLIDFLFIGLSLSTFGVMHEATHMLAAVSEMLIALVSFYGSAAAVLNPHFGREFLPVGKPFGIFKK, from the coding sequence TTGAACAATCAGAATGTGCAGCAAGTAAAAATTTCAACGGCCGATCCTTCGGCAATTGGTCTTTTTGGACTCGCTATGGTAACACTAGTAGCTTCATCGCAAAAACTCGGGTTAACGGAAGGACTTTCCTATATTATCCCTTGGGCAATATTCCTTGGAGGATTTGCTCAGTTGTTTGCCTGCATTCAGGATGCAAAGCACAACAACACTTTCGGTTCAACGGCATTCGGAGCATTTGGCCTGTTTTGGCTGGGTGTTGCTGGTTCATGGCTTATGCAGCTTGGTGTTTTCGGGGAAGAACTGGCTGCCGGGGTCGATTCGAAGCAGCTTGGAATGGCTTTTATCGGGTATTTGATTTTTAGTTTGTTCATGACGGTCGGGGCTATGGAAACCCACAAAGTGCTATTTACCATTTTTGTTCTTATTGATTTCTTATTTATTGGTTTATCCTTAAGCACTTTTGGAGTCATGCATGAAGCGACACATATGCTTGCTGCAGTATCCGAAATGCTGATTGCACTTGTGTCCTTTTACGGATCCGCTGCTGCTGTATTAAACCCTCATTTTGGAAGAGAGTTTCTGCCGGTCGGAAAACCGTTTGGTATTTTTAAAAAATAA
- a CDS encoding metal-sensitive transcriptional regulator, translating into MEYDKNVLNRLKRIEGQIKGVVGMMEQGKDCREIVTQLSAARNAIDRTMGVIVSQNLEECVRENIAKGESTDHLVKQAVELLVKSR; encoded by the coding sequence ATGGAGTACGATAAGAATGTTTTGAATCGTTTAAAGCGAATTGAAGGACAGATCAAAGGTGTGGTGGGGATGATGGAGCAGGGGAAGGACTGCAGAGAAATTGTCACTCAGCTGTCAGCCGCCCGAAATGCAATTGACCGCACTATGGGAGTAATCGTTAGTCAGAATTTAGAGGAATGTGTAAGGGAGAATATTGCCAAGGGAGAGAGCACGGATCATTTAGTTAAGCAAGCGGTTGAACTGCTGGTTAAAAGCCGGTAA
- a CDS encoding OsmC family protein, with product MKTTITWDGNLAFGGLSPSGHEIKMDAGQETGGVNSGPRPTELLLHAVAGCTGIDIVLILKKMRLEPVNFQMDVAGTRAEEHPKRFTDLHIHYAFEGELPEEKVAHAIQLSKDKYCSVSHSLNANLSASYSINGKQGSEEL from the coding sequence ATGAAAACGACCATAACATGGGACGGGAACCTTGCTTTTGGGGGTCTATCGCCATCCGGACATGAGATCAAGATGGATGCAGGACAGGAAACAGGCGGAGTAAACAGCGGCCCGAGGCCAACAGAGCTGCTGCTTCACGCAGTAGCCGGCTGTACAGGAATTGATATCGTCCTGATTTTGAAAAAAATGCGTCTGGAGCCTGTTAATTTCCAAATGGATGTTGCAGGTACACGTGCTGAAGAGCATCCGAAAAGATTTACGGACCTTCACATCCATTACGCCTTTGAAGGAGAGCTTCCGGAAGAAAAAGTGGCTCATGCCATCCAGTTGTCTAAAGATAAATATTGTTCCGTTTCCCATTCTCTTAATGCAAATCTTTCTGCTAGCTACTCCATTAATGGGAAACAAGGAAGCGAAGAATTATAA
- a CDS encoding type 1 glutamine amidotransferase family protein: MQSKKAFLYVFNTMSDWEYGYLIAELNSGRYFKKDLAPLKVITVGANKEMITTMGGLSIKPDIPFDECTLESEDLLILPGGTTWREIIHVPILERIGEALKLGTIVAAICGATEGLASIGYLDSRKHTSNNLEYIKMVCPNYKGEKFYEMKPVVSDANLVTASGLAPLEFAMEVLKKLDVFAPDTLHSWYKLNKTYNPEYFFQLMNSINK; the protein is encoded by the coding sequence ATGCAATCAAAAAAAGCTTTTCTATATGTATTTAATACAATGTCGGACTGGGAATATGGATATTTAATTGCTGAACTTAACTCAGGAAGATATTTCAAAAAAGATTTAGCACCTTTAAAAGTAATTACAGTAGGAGCTAATAAAGAAATGATTACTACTATGGGAGGACTGAGCATAAAACCAGATATTCCCTTTGATGAATGTACTCTTGAGAGTGAAGATCTTTTAATCTTACCAGGAGGGACTACTTGGAGAGAAATCATTCATGTGCCTATCTTGGAAAGAATCGGCGAAGCTTTAAAGCTTGGCACTATTGTTGCTGCCATTTGTGGTGCAACTGAAGGTCTTGCAAGTATTGGATACCTAGATTCAAGAAAGCATACAAGTAATAACTTAGAGTATATTAAAATGGTCTGTCCTAATTATAAAGGAGAAAAATTTTATGAGATGAAACCTGTAGTATCTGATGCGAATTTGGTTACTGCATCAGGATTAGCTCCTCTCGAATTTGCGATGGAAGTACTTAAAAAATTAGATGTATTTGCACCAGATACTTTACATTCATGGTATAAACTAAATAAAACTTATAACCCTGAATATTTCTTCCAGTTAATGAACTCAATAAATAAATAA
- a CDS encoding recombinase family protein, whose product MGISYQFTSQNPLRQFHHFNEIGVDIIFEEKVSGATKDREQLQKMLEYLHEGDIIYVTDLTRITRSTQDLFELIDCIRDRKENLKSIKDTWLDLSEDNPYSQFLITIMAGVNQLERDLIRMSQREGIDLAKKEGKFKGRSKKYHKNHAGMNYAVKLYKEGNMTVNPICEITNVSRASLYKKLSEGNN is encoded by the coding sequence TTGGGGATTTCCTATCAGTTCACTAGCCAAAATCCATTGAGGCAATTTCATCACTTTAACGAAATTGGAGTAGATATTATTTTTGAAGAAAAAGTTTCTGGAGCAACTAAGGATCGTGAGCAACTTCAAAAAATGTTAGAGTATTTACATGAGGGTGACATAATTTATGTTACAGACTTAACTCGGATCACTCGAAGTACGCAGGATTTATTTGAATTGATTGACTGCATAAGGGACAGAAAGGAAAATTTAAAATCTATAAAGGATACTTGGTTAGATTTATCAGAGGATAATCCATACAGCCAATTCTTAATTACGATAATGGCTGGTGTTAATCAATTAGAACGAGACCTTATTCGTATGAGTCAACGTGAAGGGATTGACCTGGCCAAGAAAGAAGGAAAGTTTAAAGGCCGATCAAAGAAGTATCATAAAAATCATGCAGGAATGAATTATGCGGTGAAGCTATATAAAGAAGGAAATATGACTGTAAATCCAATTTGTGAAATTACAAATGTGTCTAGGGCTTCTTTATATAAAAAGCTATCGGAAGGGAACAATTGA
- a CDS encoding sulfite exporter TauE/SafE family protein encodes MEFILIIFLIGITGAFISGMLGIGGSIINYPMLLLIPPLFGLHGFTAHEVSGISAIQVMAASIAAVWSYKKGSYLHKPLIAYMGTGILTGSLMGSFLSIYMSENGVNMIYALLALIAALMMFIPKKEGNDFKVNEVDFHKGIAVVLSILTGIGSGIVGAGGAFLLLPIMLSVLKIPIRVTIASSLAVTFISSVGTTAGKMFTGQIDYFPASILVIASLLAAPLGAKAGQKISAKYLQAALAILITAAAIKIWSGLF; translated from the coding sequence ATGGAATTTATCCTTATTATTTTTCTTATTGGAATTACGGGAGCTTTTATTTCCGGAATGCTCGGTATTGGGGGATCCATTATTAATTATCCAATGCTTCTCCTCATTCCTCCACTTTTTGGACTTCACGGCTTCACGGCACATGAGGTATCGGGCATCAGTGCCATACAGGTAATGGCTGCGTCCATTGCAGCGGTATGGTCCTATAAAAAAGGCAGCTATTTGCATAAGCCGCTGATTGCTTATATGGGAACAGGAATCCTTACCGGAAGCTTGATGGGGAGCTTTTTATCTATTTACATGTCAGAAAACGGAGTCAATATGATATATGCCCTCCTTGCTTTAATTGCTGCCTTAATGATGTTTATCCCTAAAAAAGAGGGGAATGATTTCAAAGTAAATGAAGTAGATTTCCATAAAGGGATCGCTGTTGTTTTATCGATACTTACAGGGATTGGCAGCGGGATTGTGGGTGCTGGCGGAGCCTTTCTTCTTTTGCCGATTATGCTGTCTGTGCTTAAAATACCGATTCGGGTTACGATTGCTTCCTCTTTGGCCGTAACGTTTATTTCTTCCGTCGGAACAACTGCAGGGAAAATGTTCACTGGACAAATTGATTACTTTCCGGCTTCCATACTGGTGATTGCAAGCTTGCTTGCCGCGCCGCTTGGAGCAAAAGCAGGCCAAAAGATTTCAGCTAAATATCTTCAAGCCGCCCTGGCCATCCTTATAACCGCTGCGGCCATTAAGATATGGTCCGGACTTTTTTAA
- a CDS encoding helix-turn-helix transcriptional regulator — MPKIDNILAILWMLSSGEKITAQHISEKLEMNIRTVYRYIDTLSTSGVPIISEPGHNGGYTLLNNFIEAPLFFDLEEQTSLYHAAVFAEEAGYYGGEALNRAISKLSNYSNQEQATLINQHFNSLEVISRLSSPSLETFLRKLEQAVADGYTVKIIYLKSGEEQSKYRLVDPYKIIYWKNKWYVIGFCHLRNEIRSFRVDRIESLMLTENKFNRPENFSAREFFIKSLLPTKDDKEGIICLVINGDKSVLADICQHWFLGHYLQERTSNQAVFLLEKDMIHTYVPYLLLPYNKSIKVIEPISLKKRLIEVLSELIKFHQV; from the coding sequence ATGCCTAAAATTGACAATATATTAGCAATCCTATGGATGCTTAGTTCGGGTGAAAAAATTACTGCTCAACATATTTCAGAAAAATTAGAGATGAATATAAGAACTGTGTATCGTTATATTGATACACTTTCCACAAGTGGTGTACCTATAATTTCAGAACCAGGGCATAACGGCGGGTACACTTTATTGAACAATTTTATTGAAGCCCCTCTTTTTTTTGATCTTGAAGAGCAAACCTCACTTTATCATGCTGCTGTTTTTGCAGAAGAAGCCGGATATTATGGTGGTGAGGCACTAAATAGGGCTATTTCAAAGTTAAGCAATTATTCTAATCAAGAACAGGCAACACTGATAAACCAACATTTCAACAGTCTCGAAGTAATAAGTCGATTAAGCTCCCCTTCTTTGGAAACTTTCTTGAGGAAGCTGGAGCAGGCCGTAGCTGATGGATACACTGTAAAAATTATATACCTTAAAAGTGGCGAAGAGCAATCAAAGTATAGATTGGTTGATCCGTACAAAATTATTTATTGGAAAAATAAGTGGTATGTGATTGGATTTTGTCATCTTAGAAATGAAATCCGTAGTTTTAGAGTAGATCGAATTGAAAGTTTAATGCTAACCGAAAATAAGTTTAACCGGCCAGAAAATTTTTCAGCACGTGAGTTTTTTATAAAAAGCCTTCTTCCAACTAAAGACGATAAGGAAGGGATTATTTGTTTGGTTATTAATGGGGATAAAAGTGTATTGGCTGATATTTGCCAACATTGGTTTTTAGGACATTATTTACAAGAACGGACTTCAAATCAAGCAGTTTTTCTTCTTGAAAAAGATATGATACATACATATGTACCTTATTTACTTTTACCATACAATAAATCTATTAAAGTTATTGAACCAATAAGTCTAAAGAAAAGACTTATTGAAGTTCTATCGGAATTAATAAAATTTCATCAAGTATGA
- the mgrA gene encoding L-glyceraldehyde 3-phosphate reductase has translation MVYQAAENRYEKMKYNRCGQSGLLLPAISLGLWHNFGGVDPYENGRAMLRRAFDLGITHFDLANNYGPPAGSAEEMFGSVLKTDFAPYRDEMIISTKAGYYMWPGPYGEWGSKKYLTASIDQSLKRLGLDYVDIFYSHRPDPNTPLEETMGALDSIVKQGKALYAGISSYSAEETAEAVKIMNRLGTPILIHQPSYSMLNRWIEDGLQDVLQETGVGSIAFCPLAQGLLTKKYLEGVPADSRAAKPSGALGEEAVTDSVIESVKELNALAAERGQSLAQMALAWVLRGGKVTSALIGASRVSQIEENVAALENLDFTDGELMKIDSILLKSE, from the coding sequence ATGGTATACCAAGCAGCGGAAAACCGCTATGAAAAAATGAAATATAACAGATGCGGGCAATCAGGTCTGCTCCTGCCGGCCATTTCCCTCGGACTGTGGCATAATTTCGGAGGCGTTGACCCATATGAAAATGGCCGGGCAATGCTGAGAAGAGCATTTGACTTAGGGATTACCCATTTTGACCTCGCCAACAATTATGGTCCACCGGCTGGATCTGCTGAAGAGATGTTTGGAAGCGTTTTAAAAACAGACTTTGCCCCTTACCGGGATGAAATGATTATTTCAACTAAAGCGGGATACTATATGTGGCCTGGCCCTTATGGAGAATGGGGATCCAAGAAATATTTAACAGCAAGCATTGACCAAAGCTTAAAACGATTGGGCCTTGATTATGTCGATATCTTTTACTCCCACCGTCCGGATCCTAACACACCGCTTGAGGAAACGATGGGAGCGCTTGATTCTATTGTTAAGCAAGGAAAAGCGCTATATGCCGGAATCTCCAGCTACAGTGCGGAGGAAACAGCAGAAGCGGTAAAAATCATGAATAGACTTGGAACACCAATCTTGATTCATCAGCCGAGTTATTCCATGCTGAACCGCTGGATTGAAGACGGTCTTCAGGATGTTCTTCAGGAAACTGGAGTCGGGTCTATTGCATTTTGTCCTTTGGCACAGGGACTGCTGACAAAGAAATATTTAGAAGGCGTTCCGGCTGATTCAAGAGCTGCCAAACCGAGCGGGGCGTTAGGGGAAGAAGCAGTAACGGATAGCGTGATTGAAAGTGTGAAAGAACTGAATGCACTTGCTGCTGAACGCGGTCAAAGCCTTGCGCAAATGGCTCTGGCATGGGTACTTCGCGGCGGGAAAGTGACTTCTGCTTTAATTGGAGCAAGCAGGGTCAGCCAAATTGAAGAGAACGTGGCAGCACTGGAAAATTTAGATTTTACAGATGGAGAGTTAATGAAGATTGATTCGATTTTGTTAAAAAGTGAATGA